A portion of the Cyanobium sp. PCC 7001 genome contains these proteins:
- the mscL gene encoding large conductance mechanosensitive channel protein MscL: MPSRRPGLLADFKAFINKGNVVDLAVAVVIGGAFSQVVNAVVSLVMTTLLEPVLKAAQVESISAWPAGAVLVALINFLVIAFVVFLIVRAIEAAKRKEAAKAEAEAAPDTQAQLASAVTRLADALDRRGL; encoded by the coding sequence ATGCCGTCCCGCCGCCCCGGCCTGCTGGCCGACTTCAAGGCCTTCATCAACAAGGGCAACGTGGTGGATCTCGCCGTTGCCGTGGTGATCGGCGGCGCCTTCAGCCAGGTGGTGAACGCGGTGGTGAGCCTGGTGATGACCACCCTGCTGGAGCCGGTGCTCAAGGCCGCCCAGGTGGAATCGATCAGCGCCTGGCCGGCCGGGGCCGTGCTGGTGGCCCTGATCAACTTCCTGGTGATCGCCTTCGTGGTGTTCCTGATCGTGCGGGCCATCGAGGCGGCCAAGCGCAAGGAGGCCGCCAAGGCCGAGGCGGAGGCGGCCCCCGACACCCAGGCCCAGCTGGCCTCAGCGGTGACCCGGCTGGCCGATGCTCTGGATCGCCGGGGGCTGTAG
- a CDS encoding SprT family zinc-dependent metalloprotease, which yields MPLEPLLPLFHRLNREHFDASLAPLGTPLVDLRWSDGRMRRTAGLYRRGRRPDGSALCEIVLSRPLLDPLPREALLSTLCHEMIHAWVDRVLQVQEVHGPNFRQRMAAINAAQDGFEVSLRHRYPLPGGAVATSRWIARCPLCGITAPYRRRVRGLACRACCERHHGGHWHPSCLLDFHQAA from the coding sequence GTGCCGCTTGAGCCCCTGCTGCCGCTGTTCCACCGGTTGAACCGGGAGCATTTCGACGCCAGCCTGGCTCCGCTCGGCACGCCGCTGGTGGATCTGCGCTGGAGCGATGGCCGCATGCGCCGCACCGCGGGCCTCTATCGGCGGGGCCGCCGCCCCGACGGCAGTGCCCTCTGCGAGATCGTGCTCTCCCGCCCCCTGCTGGATCCCCTGCCCCGCGAGGCCCTGCTCAGCACCCTCTGCCACGAGATGATCCACGCCTGGGTGGACCGGGTGCTGCAGGTGCAGGAGGTGCACGGCCCCAATTTCCGCCAGCGGATGGCAGCGATCAATGCGGCCCAGGATGGCTTCGAGGTGAGCCTGCGGCACCGCTACCCGCTGCCGGGCGGTGCCGTGGCCACCAGCCGCTGGATCGCCCGCTGTCCGCTCTGCGGCATCACCGCCCCCTACCGCCGCCGGGTCCGCGGCCTGGCCTGCCGGGCCTGCTGCGAGCGCCACCACGGCGGCCACTGGCATCCCAGCTGCCTGCTGGACTTCCACCAGGCCGCCTAA
- a CDS encoding choice-of-anchor I family protein yields the protein MQKLEALERRHAGRSKHGGQKRDDDVSERPADALVGRLDFTPEGTSGEQFQSEISAYVRVGKRFFLLSSGGGETLQITEATDPSSPQLIQRLSYGGGYVSTSVAAYGDLVAVALTPGDYDANPAPGMVRFFRMQRDGTLQLLQDVSVGYLPDGIAFSQDGRRLVIANEGQPSADYSVDPVGSIGIIAIKGEKNPRFDYLDLGFDQPGLDIPADLRISGPAGTTVPQDIEPEYVSILGDKAYVTLQENNGVAVVNLKTGRIEAIQALGTVDYSQFAVDLSDRDNAAGTDGVFNPLLGQEFLGLRMPDGISAFKVKGRTYYITANEGDAREYGAYEDVARNPAAPDGRLETIVTPDGGQTSLSQTNLSLGGRSVSIFDAKTGALVWDSGNSLQTIAFAAGTYDDGRSDAKGVESETVTTVKLDGRTYAIVGMERGLKTTLAVFDISNPADGRYVSHRVIEGSLSPEGLLLIPAKDSPTGRSQLVVSNEVSNTLDILDLGVLIESPGLGSAGFFEPTMLKDVAGGPELAVSNLLTNGEFTNGLEPGSSVYAPTGILDGLGAFDNGDGTYTVLANSELNRGTGTPYLVGTAALTGARIHKLIVDKDTDDDASNGYQSALIAGGIAYTSIIDADGNLVTDAAQIGGGFNRFCSGSFEMANRFGEGHGFVDALYLTGEEADEGLFYALDTATDTLYALPGLGRGGWETAVQVDTGSSDSVGVLLMDDNTAPLYLWVGTKSTDPAAGFLERNGLAASQGEVYTWVPTPGGLIGTDAGLAGVPDSADLNLLSLATPASGSWQLVGSGTDVAGWDESTLRGTANALGALQLSRLEDASINPEDGQEVVLATTGNAAFGGADTFGNLISLDLSGAFNADGLIDASNSTDLAVIYDGDREIAAWDAANGNNDGVIDAGQEGAFGATIIRNPDNLTWAGDGSVYVQEDRSVSPAYFSQEETSIWKVSPTATDPITGQATSERWAQIDRTAVPTAAGQTDPSASDPGNWESSGIIDVSPIYDQAAGSTFLADVQAHSLRDGTIGGNNNLVQGGQLNLIQDMASTPML from the coding sequence ATGCAGAAGCTGGAAGCGTTGGAGCGCAGACACGCAGGCCGCTCGAAGCACGGTGGCCAGAAACGTGACGACGACGTCTCGGAGCGTCCGGCCGACGCCCTGGTGGGTCGTTTGGATTTCACGCCGGAAGGAACCAGCGGCGAACAGTTCCAATCAGAAATCTCCGCCTATGTGCGGGTGGGCAAGAGGTTCTTCCTCCTGTCTTCCGGTGGTGGTGAGACACTCCAGATCACCGAGGCCACCGATCCGTCCTCCCCGCAGCTCATCCAGCGGCTCAGCTACGGAGGTGGTTATGTGAGCACCTCGGTGGCGGCCTACGGGGATCTGGTGGCTGTGGCCCTCACCCCTGGCGACTACGACGCCAATCCTGCTCCCGGGATGGTGCGTTTCTTCCGCATGCAGCGGGATGGAACGCTGCAGCTGCTGCAGGATGTGAGCGTGGGCTACCTGCCCGATGGCATCGCCTTCAGCCAGGATGGCCGCAGGCTGGTGATCGCCAATGAAGGCCAGCCCAGCGCTGACTACAGCGTTGATCCGGTGGGCTCCATCGGTATCATCGCGATCAAGGGTGAGAAGAATCCGCGCTTCGATTATCTCGATCTTGGCTTTGACCAGCCTGGGCTTGACATTCCTGCTGACCTGCGGATTTCCGGGCCTGCCGGTACAACCGTTCCACAGGATATCGAGCCTGAATATGTGAGCATTCTGGGTGATAAGGCCTATGTCACCCTGCAGGAGAACAATGGCGTTGCCGTTGTGAATCTCAAGACCGGGCGCATCGAGGCCATCCAGGCCCTGGGAACGGTGGATTACTCCCAGTTCGCCGTTGACCTTTCCGACAGGGACAATGCCGCGGGAACTGATGGGGTGTTCAATCCACTGCTGGGTCAGGAGTTCCTTGGCCTGCGGATGCCCGATGGCATCAGTGCCTTCAAGGTGAAGGGGCGCACGTACTACATCACGGCCAACGAAGGTGATGCTCGTGAATACGGTGCCTATGAAGATGTCGCCCGCAATCCGGCAGCGCCGGATGGTCGCCTCGAGACCATCGTGACCCCGGATGGCGGCCAGACCAGCCTCTCCCAGACCAACCTCTCCCTGGGCGGCCGTTCGGTGAGCATCTTCGATGCCAAGACCGGTGCCCTGGTCTGGGACAGCGGCAACAGCCTGCAGACCATCGCCTTCGCGGCTGGCACCTATGACGACGGCCGCAGCGACGCCAAGGGGGTGGAATCGGAAACAGTCACCACGGTGAAACTGGATGGACGCACCTACGCCATCGTGGGCATGGAGCGCGGACTCAAGACCACTCTGGCCGTCTTCGACATCAGCAATCCTGCCGATGGTCGCTACGTGAGCCATCGGGTGATCGAGGGCAGCCTGTCACCCGAGGGTCTGCTGCTGATCCCCGCCAAGGACAGTCCCACGGGCCGTAGCCAGTTGGTGGTGTCGAACGAGGTGAGCAATACCCTCGACATCCTCGATCTCGGAGTCCTGATCGAATCTCCCGGCCTCGGCAGCGCCGGTTTCTTCGAGCCCACCATGCTGAAGGATGTGGCGGGAGGCCCGGAGCTGGCGGTGAGCAACCTGCTCACCAACGGCGAGTTCACCAACGGCCTGGAGCCGGGCAGCAGTGTGTATGCACCCACCGGCATCCTCGATGGACTGGGTGCCTTTGACAACGGCGATGGCACCTACACCGTGCTGGCCAACAGCGAGCTCAACCGCGGCACCGGCACGCCCTACCTGGTGGGCACCGCAGCCCTGACCGGTGCCCGCATCCACAAGCTGATCGTCGACAAGGACACCGATGACGACGCCAGCAACGGCTACCAGTCGGCGCTGATCGCCGGTGGGATCGCCTACACCTCCATCATCGATGCCGACGGCAATCTGGTGACCGATGCGGCCCAGATCGGCGGCGGCTTCAACCGCTTCTGCTCGGGCAGTTTCGAGATGGCGAACCGCTTCGGTGAGGGTCACGGCTTCGTGGACGCCCTCTATCTCACCGGTGAGGAAGCGGATGAGGGTCTGTTCTACGCGCTCGACACCGCCACCGACACCCTGTATGCCCTGCCGGGCCTGGGTCGGGGCGGCTGGGAAACGGCCGTCCAAGTGGACACCGGCAGCAGCGACAGCGTGGGTGTGCTGCTGATGGACGACAACACCGCTCCGCTCTACCTCTGGGTGGGCACCAAGTCCACGGATCCCGCCGCCGGGTTCCTCGAGCGCAACGGCCTGGCGGCCAGCCAGGGCGAGGTGTACACCTGGGTGCCGACACCGGGGGGCCTCATCGGCACCGATGCCGGGCTGGCGGGCGTTCCCGATTCCGCCGACCTCAACCTCCTCTCCCTGGCCACTCCGGCTTCCGGTAGCTGGCAGCTGGTGGGCTCCGGTACCGACGTGGCGGGCTGGGACGAGAGCACCCTGCGCGGTACCGCCAATGCCCTCGGTGCCCTGCAGCTCAGCCGCCTCGAGGACGCCAGCATCAATCCGGAGGATGGCCAGGAAGTGGTGCTGGCCACCACGGGGAACGCGGCCTTTGGCGGCGCGGATACCTTCGGCAATCTGATCAGCCTCGATCTCAGCGGGGCCTTCAACGCCGACGGTCTGATCGACGCTTCGAACAGCACCGATCTGGCCGTGATCTACGACGGCGATCGGGAGATCGCCGCCTGGGATGCGGCCAATGGCAACAATGACGGCGTCATCGACGCCGGCCAGGAGGGTGCCTTCGGCGCCACGATCATCCGCAACCCCGACAACCTCACCTGGGCGGGGGATGGCTCTGTCTATGTGCAGGAAGACCGCTCGGTCTCCCCGGCCTACTTCAGCCAGGAGGAAACCTCGATCTGGAAGGTGAGCCCCACCGCCACCGATCCGATCACCGGTCAGGCCACCAGCGAGCGCTGGGCCCAGATCGACCGCACCGCCGTGCCCACGGCCGCAGGTCAGACCGATCCCAGTGCCAGCGACCCCGGCAACTGGGAATCGTCCGGGATCATCGATGTCTCCCCCATCTATGACCAGGCTGCCGGCAGCACCTTCCTGGCAGATGTGCAGGCCCACAGCCTGCGGGACGGCACCATCGGCGGCAACAACAACCTGGTTCAGGGCGGCCAGCTCAATCTGATCCAGGACATGGCGTCCACCCCGATGCTCTGA
- a CDS encoding VOC family protein, with protein MARWPQTEQADAPQLGPDVTMVSHFDHVTVVVQDVEAARRFFALLGFEEDKALVISGPTFSSYMGVDGIEAEHVTLVLPHATPRLEVQLLKYHHPQVHPDPEIANLCRLGFNHICFAVDDLEAEVARLTAKGVQLRNQMMTFNTRKLVFLSGPEGITVELAEWR; from the coding sequence ATGGCCCGATGGCCGCAGACTGAGCAGGCTGATGCACCCCAGCTGGGGCCAGACGTCACCATGGTGAGCCATTTCGATCACGTCACCGTTGTGGTGCAGGACGTGGAGGCGGCCAGGCGGTTCTTTGCCCTGCTGGGCTTCGAGGAAGACAAGGCGCTGGTGATCAGCGGCCCCACGTTCTCCAGCTACATGGGAGTGGATGGCATCGAGGCCGAACACGTCACGCTCGTGCTCCCCCACGCCACGCCGCGCCTGGAAGTGCAGCTGCTCAAGTATCACCACCCACAGGTGCACCCAGACCCGGAGATCGCCAACCTCTGCAGGCTGGGCTTCAACCACATCTGCTTCGCCGTCGACGACCTTGAGGCCGAGGTGGCCAGGCTCACCGCCAAGGGGGTGCAGCTGCGCAATCAGATGATGACGTTCAACACCCGCAAGCTGGTCTTCCTCTCCGGGCCTGAGGGCATCACCGTGGAACTGGCGGAATGGCGATGA
- a CDS encoding mechanosensitive ion channel family protein: MGVRVGLWRTLTATLLGLLIGLTPALAQGTATANPAPILLDGRTLFNLWPSRNLTAEQRSSTVNGRLEEAVASGRPVQVTVEEANNLPVLSLNGRTLVTVTERDVPEGLEAREQAEQWQSQLEAAIARARQERTPEHMVRMLPRMLAILLAALGLHLLLRRLWRRWCPEALTPLPLPTEGERSDRSNRFLLRSALVLLQSLVWLGAAALVMDLFPLSRSLSAGVVEALRRWLSAPFLPLGSRSYSLQDVVVLVLLFIALAQAVGMLQSLLRRRVLRYTGMSEGGQEAVAFVARYGLLLVGTLVLLQLWGLDLTSLTLFASVLGVGVGLGLQGISKNFLSGLIIIFERPIQVGDFVEIGDLQGTVESLGLRSTKVTTLDRVTIIVPNSEFLESRVINWSHGSSVSRLQVPVGVAYGSDTTAVREALIAACKGNTAVLKSPQPRVYFSNFGDSSLNFTLLVWTREPRRQYEIVSDLNYRIEALLRERGITVPFPQRDLHLGDGSLRINLPPALEAGLQALLERQQNPER, encoded by the coding sequence ATGGGCGTGCGGGTCGGGCTGTGGAGGACACTCACGGCGACGCTGCTGGGGCTGCTGATCGGGCTGACACCGGCGCTGGCCCAGGGCACCGCAACGGCGAACCCGGCCCCGATCCTGCTGGATGGGCGCACCCTGTTCAACCTCTGGCCCTCACGCAACCTCACGGCCGAGCAGCGCAGCAGCACCGTGAACGGCCGGCTGGAGGAGGCCGTGGCCTCAGGGCGCCCGGTGCAGGTGACGGTGGAGGAGGCCAACAACCTGCCGGTGCTCAGCCTCAACGGCCGCACCCTGGTGACGGTGACGGAACGGGATGTGCCCGAGGGCCTGGAGGCACGGGAGCAGGCCGAGCAGTGGCAGAGCCAGCTGGAGGCGGCCATCGCCCGTGCCCGGCAGGAACGCACCCCCGAGCACATGGTGCGCATGCTGCCGCGGATGCTGGCGATCCTGCTGGCGGCCCTGGGGCTGCACCTGCTGCTGCGCAGGCTGTGGCGCCGCTGGTGCCCCGAGGCGCTGACCCCCCTGCCCCTGCCCACCGAAGGGGAGCGCAGCGACCGCTCCAACCGCTTCCTGCTGCGCAGCGCCCTCGTGCTGCTCCAGAGCCTGGTGTGGCTGGGGGCCGCGGCCCTGGTGATGGATCTGTTTCCCCTCAGCCGCAGCCTCAGTGCCGGCGTGGTGGAGGCCCTGCGGCGCTGGCTCAGCGCTCCGTTCCTGCCGCTGGGCTCCCGCAGCTACTCGCTGCAGGACGTGGTGGTGCTCGTGCTGCTGTTCATCGCCCTGGCCCAGGCGGTGGGGATGCTGCAGAGCCTGCTGCGCCGGCGGGTGCTGCGCTACACGGGCATGAGCGAGGGCGGCCAGGAGGCGGTGGCCTTCGTGGCCCGCTACGGCCTGCTGCTGGTGGGCACGCTGGTGCTGCTGCAGCTGTGGGGGCTCGACCTCACCTCGCTCACCCTGTTCGCCAGCGTGCTCGGGGTGGGGGTGGGCCTGGGGCTGCAGGGGATCAGCAAGAACTTCCTCAGCGGCCTGATCATCATTTTCGAGCGCCCCATCCAGGTGGGCGACTTCGTGGAGATCGGCGATCTGCAGGGCACGGTGGAGAGCCTGGGTCTGCGCAGCACCAAGGTCACCACCCTCGATCGGGTCACGATCATCGTGCCGAACTCCGAATTTCTCGAGTCACGAGTGATCAACTGGAGCCATGGCAGTTCGGTGTCACGGCTGCAGGTGCCGGTGGGGGTGGCCTACGGATCCGACACCACCGCCGTGCGCGAGGCCCTGATCGCCGCCTGCAAGGGCAATACGGCCGTTCTGAAATCGCCACAGCCGCGGGTGTACTTCAGCAATTTCGGCGACAGCTCCCTCAACTTCACCCTGCTGGTGTGGACGCGGGAGCCCCGGCGCCAGTACGAGATCGTGAGCGACCTGAACTACAGGATCGAAGCCCTGCTCAGGGAGCGCGGCATCACCGTGCCCTTCCCGCAGCGGGATCTGCACCTGGGCGACGGCAGCCTCAGGATCAACCTGCCGCCGGCGCTCGAGGCGGGACTCCAGGCCCTGCTGGAGCGGCAGCAGAACCCGGAGCGCTGA